A single genomic interval of Babylonia areolata isolate BAREFJ2019XMU chromosome 26, ASM4173473v1, whole genome shotgun sequence harbors:
- the LOC143300693 gene encoding uncharacterized protein KIAA0513-like, producing MEKAKFGELCQYAPGRLWFARYVNSQRVNNKRVPEQIFFRLVQYLAVCLFECHEAEDFSPAKTLMNMCFTFYCDMPSPMGDDKSFLYMFLREQPIWQSLRFWNAAFFDAVQCERSRRPMPTNSAANDTMTDDCNFQENITFGQLGTFACNMRAFGLSRELCMEFLRKQCIIANLSEEQMKLLRDNLDKMRD from the exons ATGGAGAAAGCCAAGttcggagaactgtgtcag TATGCCCCCGGAAGGCTGTGGTTTGCTCGCTACGTCAACTCACAG agagtGAATAACAAGAGAGTGCCGGAGCAGATCTTTTTCCGCCTGGTGCAGTACCTGGCTGTGTGCCTGTTTGAGTGTCACGAGGCGGAGGACTTCTCCCCTGCCAAGACCTTGATGAACATGTGCTTCACCTTTTACTGTGACA TGCCCAGTCCCATGGGGGACGACAAGAGCTTCCTGTACATGTTCCTGAGGGAGCAGCCCATATGGCAGTCCCTGCGCTTCTGGAATGCCGCCTTCTTTGATGCTGTGCAGTGTGAAAGGTCACGCCGACCCATGCCCACCAA TTCGGCTGCCAATGACACAATGACGGATGACTGCAACTTTCAGGAAAACATCACGTTTGGTCAGCTGGG gacattTGCGTGCAACATGAGAGCGTTTGGTTTGAGTCGAGAGCTGTGTATGGAGTTCCTGAGGAAGCAGTGTATCATCGCCAACCTCAGTGAAG AACAAATGAAGCTGTTGCGAGACAACTTGGACAAGATGCGGGACTAG